The following proteins come from a genomic window of Vicia villosa cultivar HV-30 ecotype Madison, WI unplaced genomic scaffold, Vvil1.0 ctg.000460F_1_1, whole genome shotgun sequence:
- the LOC131628514 gene encoding fasciclin-like arabinogalactan protein 12: MVRIQYLLSLSLAILVSLLYSTTTTLSQLSPANAPIQPTLPAPTQPAAAPKPLVPSLPDSPTDSTPDTAGSVDIVAILRKAKSFNVLIRLMKTTQLINQLNSQLLTTKTGGLTILAPDDSAFSELKAGFLNSLSDGQKLELLQFHVISDYVSSSNFDILTNPVRTLAGAKPGKVELNVVSYGGSVNISTGEVNTTINGIIYTDKHLAIYKVGKVLLPMEFFSVAKAPAKGPSLAPEPSTDTAKSPKPDKDISSDSSQVVNPKEQNSGSVKIVYGKCVSFGLIIAMAAMMLT; the protein is encoded by the coding sequence ATGGTTAGAATTCAATATCTTTTATCATTGTCATTGGCAATACTAGTTTCTCTATTGTATTCCACAACCACTACTTTATCTCAATTATCTCCTGCTAATGCTCCTATACAACCTACACTTCCAGCTCCAACCCAACCAGCCGCAGCCCCTAAGCCATTGGTACCTTCCTTACCAGACTCACCTACTGACTCCACTCCTGACACTGCAGGCAGCGTCGACATCGTCGCAATCCTGAGAAAGGCAAAGTCATTCAATGTCTTAATCAGACTCATGAAAACAACTCAATTGATCAACCAACTCAATTCGCAACTATTGACTACAAAAACAGGCGGATTAACAATTCTTGCACCAGATGACAGCGCGTTCTCAGAACTCAAAGCAGGATTCCTCAACTCTCTTTCTGATGGACAGAAACTCGAGCTCTTACAGTTCCACGTTATTTCTGATTACGTATCAAGCTCTAATTTTGATATTCTAACCAACCCTGTGAGAACACTTGCCGGAGCTAAACCAGGAAAGGTGGAACTGAATGTTGTGAGTTACGGTGGAAGTGTGAACATATCAACAGGTGAAGTGAACACTACAATCAATGGCATTATATATACCGATAAACATCTTGCTATATATAAAGTTGGCAAGGTGCTTCTCCCAATGGAATTCTTTTCCGTTGCAAAGGCACCTGCAAAAGGACCATCTTTGGCACCAGAACCTTCAACTGATACAGCAAAGTCGCCTAAACCTGATAAAGATATATCCTCAGACTCGTCGCAGGTGGTTAATCCAAAGGAACAGAATTCTGGCTCTGTGAAGATTGTGTACGGGAAGTGTGTGTCTTTTGGACTTATAATAGCTATGGCAGCGATGATGCTAACTTGA